One segment of bacterium DNA contains the following:
- a CDS encoding DUF6569 family protein has protein sequence MKKVLLLVLILAASVFSKEDTAPIEKYIDKISVGDPIEYKNLKIFPLNVLSALSTMDYVTLDQAMDKGWLKIKESGEGEVNTVMVKNNGDAPVFLLTGEMITGAKQDRMLEKDLLLPSNSGWVEVPVYCVEHGRWVSVSSEFKSGGYVVPNAVRQAAKINPSQSEVWDKVAENQEQLGVASGTGTARDTYEDSDVQKRLDDYEVNLGKVPKLSSTTIGVVVTTGDRIICFDLFANNGLLKKLWKKLVKSYAMDALTGEKSTLTKSDIRELLEVFEDARFVSTGTAGLGDLFTIESTVGKGSALTYGKAVVHMDFFPSEDLPTDDEGDGLRLDFRRDQRNDD, from the coding sequence ATGAAAAAGGTTCTGCTTTTAGTCTTGATACTAGCTGCATCAGTATTTTCCAAAGAAGATACGGCACCGATCGAGAAATACATTGATAAGATCAGCGTCGGCGATCCCATTGAATACAAGAATCTGAAAATATTCCCTTTGAACGTGCTTTCCGCGCTTAGCACCATGGACTATGTTACGCTTGACCAGGCCATGGATAAAGGCTGGTTAAAAATAAAGGAAAGCGGCGAAGGCGAAGTGAACACGGTCATGGTTAAGAATAATGGCGACGCGCCGGTCTTTTTACTCACTGGCGAGATGATAACCGGTGCCAAGCAGGACCGGATGCTCGAAAAAGACCTGCTCCTGCCATCGAACAGTGGCTGGGTGGAAGTTCCCGTATACTGCGTGGAACATGGCCGCTGGGTATCGGTCTCCTCTGAATTCAAGTCTGGCGGTTATGTGGTGCCCAACGCGGTGCGTCAGGCGGCCAAGATTAACCCCAGCCAGTCAGAAGTGTGGGACAAAGTGGCCGAGAACCAGGAACAACTGGGTGTCGCTTCGGGGACAGGTACTGCCCGCGATACTTATGAGGACTCGGATGTCCAGAAACGATTGGACGATTATGAGGTTAATCTCGGCAAAGTCCCGAAACTTTCAAGCACCACGATCGGAGTGGTCGTAACGACCGGCGACCGGATAATCTGCTTCGACCTGTTTGCCAACAACGGTCTGCTCAAGAAACTCTGGAAAAAACTGGTCAAGTCCTATGCCATGGACGCGCTGACCGGCGAGAAGAGCACGCTGACCAAATCCGATATCAGGGAATTGCTCGAGGTCTTCGAGGACGCTCGGTTTGTCTCGACCGGGACAGCCGGTTTGGGCGATCTTTTTACGATCGAGTCGACGGTCGGTAAGGGTTCAGCCCTGACCTATGGTAAAGCCGTGGTTCACATGGACTTCTTCCCCAGTGAAGACCTCCCGACCGATGATGAAGGTGATGGACTGCGCCTTGATTTCAGACGGGATCAGAGGAACGACGACTAG
- a CDS encoding S8 family serine peptidase, with the protein MKNIALLTLIAGMWVFALNNPFQPSARGYYVPEPAGDAAVIRITDHTFDPLVSQPILPDDLDLKCDKYPGDGDGYYLVQLRGPIYASMIDQLHNTGAVLLGCHSQNMFIVKMNDRVRAEVDKLSMVRWSGIYQPAFKLYKNILNGSRESRFLVYIFHTESVNDTRGALEALKVKILDLSNTAEIKFFFVSCLRSQLPEMTRLPSVCWIEEWFPSAPENDLAQWVNQKGLPPNDTTRSIWRQGIFGTDEILGYTDTGLDVNHWAFGDPAFSITDTGEFPTHQKVVVFKHYPPASGVGDPDGHGTHVGGTTVGNDSAMGGTDVRDGHSKKARISHLSPIPSSSYNYITILDMLTNTLRNPQLRTHTISNSWWTGTMGVYSAKSMEFDMFCWRNKDVVLIKSCGNQGQSSQYRITEPGNAKSVIAMAALGNGTSATTLATYSSRGPGPDGRVKPDCSTIGSNVYSAMEGTTNSYTSMSGTSMAAPSCNGCIGLIREYLRKGWYPSGTLDPADSMDYVSGALLKAMIIVSCDPNVGAYVVPSEYIGWGRIDLDSVLYFALPTPEKRELLLDDDTTGLATGQFAEYQFNVDDSTVPLRAVVCWTDTAAAAGAARVLINNLDVRMVNAYGDSFKGSVYTGGQSIINPTARYDSLNPYECFRINVPRTGLWQIRIMAANVVTARQPFAVVLTGAFEPEPGIEESSSPVHTARFDLGSFFPNPVRIGSHRVRFSLPAIDKDYALKIYNASGSLVAILWQGSAQRTGWQTVTWDGRDGKGREVSPGVYFYRLESKSDGKSVTQKAVLVK; encoded by the coding sequence ATGAAAAATATCGCGTTGTTAACCCTGATTGCGGGAATGTGGGTGTTCGCACTTAACAACCCGTTCCAGCCTTCGGCCAGGGGATATTACGTACCTGAACCTGCCGGTGACGCGGCGGTTATCAGGATCACTGATCATACTTTTGATCCGCTCGTATCGCAGCCAATTCTACCCGATGACCTTGACCTGAAATGCGACAAATACCCGGGCGACGGCGATGGATATTATCTCGTCCAATTGCGCGGTCCAATATATGCAAGCATGATCGACCAACTTCATAATACCGGAGCGGTCTTACTCGGATGCCATTCGCAGAATATGTTCATCGTGAAGATGAACGACAGGGTGAGGGCCGAGGTCGATAAGTTATCTATGGTGCGCTGGAGCGGGATCTATCAGCCGGCCTTTAAATTATACAAAAACATCCTGAATGGCAGCCGGGAATCAAGATTCCTGGTCTATATTTTCCATACTGAAAGCGTTAATGATACGCGCGGAGCCCTGGAAGCGCTTAAGGTCAAGATCCTTGATCTATCCAATACCGCGGAAATAAAATTTTTCTTTGTGAGCTGCCTACGGTCGCAGCTGCCAGAAATGACGCGTTTGCCCTCGGTTTGCTGGATCGAGGAGTGGTTTCCCTCGGCACCGGAGAACGATCTTGCGCAATGGGTGAACCAGAAGGGGTTGCCGCCGAATGATACGACCCGGTCGATCTGGCGCCAGGGGATTTTCGGCACCGACGAGATCCTGGGATACACTGACACTGGACTTGATGTTAATCACTGGGCATTCGGCGATCCGGCATTTTCCATTACGGACACGGGTGAATTCCCGACCCATCAAAAAGTCGTGGTGTTCAAACATTATCCGCCGGCCAGCGGCGTGGGTGATCCTGACGGTCATGGCACTCATGTGGGCGGCACGACCGTGGGCAATGATTCAGCCATGGGCGGCACAGACGTGCGGGATGGCCATTCCAAGAAAGCGCGTATTTCGCACCTGAGCCCGATCCCGAGTTCGTCTTATAATTACATTACTATCCTGGACATGCTTACCAATACCCTTCGCAATCCTCAGCTGCGCACGCACACTATCTCCAACTCCTGGTGGACCGGAACCATGGGCGTATATTCGGCGAAATCAATGGAGTTTGACATGTTCTGCTGGAGAAACAAGGATGTGGTGCTGATAAAATCATGCGGCAACCAGGGTCAGTCATCGCAGTACCGGATCACCGAGCCCGGCAACGCGAAATCGGTCATCGCCATGGCCGCGCTGGGCAACGGTACGAGCGCCACAACCCTGGCTACTTATTCAAGCCGCGGCCCCGGACCCGATGGCAGGGTGAAACCGGATTGTTCGACGATCGGGAGTAATGTCTATTCAGCCATGGAAGGCACGACTAACTCGTACACCAGCATGAGCGGCACGTCAATGGCGGCGCCTTCGTGCAACGGCTGCATCGGTCTGATCCGCGAATACCTGAGAAAAGGCTGGTATCCGAGCGGCACGCTCGATCCGGCAGACAGCATGGATTATGTCAGCGGTGCCCTGCTCAAGGCGATGATCATCGTATCCTGCGATCCGAATGTCGGGGCATATGTCGTGCCCAGCGAATATATCGGCTGGGGCCGGATCGATCTCGATTCCGTTCTTTATTTTGCCTTGCCGACGCCCGAAAAAAGGGAATTGCTGCTGGATGATGACACGACCGGCCTTGCCACTGGGCAATTTGCGGAATACCAGTTCAATGTCGATGATTCAACCGTACCGTTAAGGGCTGTTGTCTGCTGGACCGACACCGCGGCCGCAGCCGGCGCCGCGCGCGTATTGATCAACAATCTGGACGTCAGGATGGTCAACGCTTACGGAGATTCGTTCAAAGGCAGCGTGTATACAGGCGGTCAGTCTATTATCAATCCCACGGCGCGCTATGATAGCCTCAATCCCTACGAATGTTTCCGGATAAATGTCCCCAGGACAGGCTTATGGCAGATCAGGATCATGGCGGCAAATGTGGTGACCGCGCGCCAGCCTTTTGCCGTGGTGCTGACCGGTGCGTTCGAACCCGAGCCAGGTATTGAGGAAAGCAGCAGTCCAGTGCATACCGCGCGGTTCGATCTTGGAAGCTTCTTCCCGAATCCGGTACGGATTGGCAGCCACCGCGTGAGATTCAGCTTGCCAGCCATTGATAAAGACTACGCACTGAAAATCTACAACGCCAGCGGAAGTCTGGTCGCGATCCTCTGGCAGGGATCTGCGCAAAGAACCGGCTGGCAGACGGTCACGTGGGATGGCAGGGATGGAAAGGGAAGAGAGGTAAGTCCGGGCGTGTATTTTTACCGGTTGGAGTCTAAATCTGATGGCAAGAGCGTGACGCAAAAGGCGGTTTTGGTAAAGTAA